TGCAAAATAATTCGTCTCAATTGCAAAAATTACGGTTAGCCGCGTATCATATTTACGTAATTTATCTTATAATAGTTTACATAAAAATATGTAGATCACGTGAGTAAAGTCAGAACGCAATGATCATCTGATAAATTGAAGTAATCTACCGACTTGGGGACGGAGTATTCATCTAATAGTAAGGACTATGCATTATTTTTGGATCAACATGAGTGTTCTTAATTACTGCAGGGGCTGAAGGCATGACTTGCATTACAGCATTTCTTCAGAAGTTCGGTGTACACGTCAGCTTCAAGGTACGAAATATCATCTTTGGAGAGTTCATATTCGCTGATGAATACCATCGCACTTTCTGATATTGTCGTTTCTATTGAGTGACCTCACATCCTTTATGACCAAAGCAAAGGTACGTTTTTCGGTACGACTATTTTCGAGACTTCTAATAGAAAACTCGTGATGGACGCATTTTCATCAATTTATGCTGTATTCAGATAACTGTATTTTCActcaagctgctcttgCTTTCATCCAGTCAAAAATCTTTTGAGAGGTGGTGATGCAATTTGTAGAATTACCTCCTAACAACTGAGTTTTCCACGGAATATTGAGAGTGATCTGAGCACCTCCAGAATCTTTAATCAGGTGTATGTCTGTATTCATGTCAACCTCCAATGCGTTCCCAACGACCTAGCGGTAGTGAGTATCAATAATCCTCCCATTATGAAGAGACCTAGAGCTTCTTTCGTCAGACCTGAGTAAATAGTCAAAGCTTGCGCAACCGTAGTCAACACTTCAGCTACAAAAATTATGATGCATTCAGTATCTGTACTATTTAATAGCCTCAATTAAGTTTTAACATCACCCGGAGTTACACTCTCATACATAGAATCCGACCAGTTGTAAAAAGCTTTGATGAGGAATCAAAAAAGCTTTCCCCACCAGGAGCGCCGAATAATTGACCGTGAATGTGGAACGTCTCATTAGTTTGCATTAAAGACTGTTCAGCACCAAGGGATAAGGGGATACATGAACAGAGTGGATATAGAAATTGCAAGACATGCAACCCATCATCGTCAATGAAGACTTTCTTTGCATAGGCTATGAACTTGAAGGCTTAAGACAGCAGCAAATTTCAAGATTACATATCTATAGTTCTTTTAATTCTCGAAAATGGGGAACCACAGAGCTTTATTGGTTTAGTTGGGACGCCATTCTGTTTTTCTGATGGGTATCGAATAAAGGGTCCTTATATTTATCTCACTTATTGTTTCACTACTATAAATACAACAAAACAGCTGACCAAGAGAAAATTCTCTGAACTAGTTTGGATTGTTTAGTTTGAATGCCACACATCTTTTGCAAAGTGTTAGTCACCAATCATCTCGCCCCAGCAAATTATCTATAGTTGGTTTGCGCCCCATAACAAACAACAAACTGCAAAACTCCTTTTGAAATCAAGACACGACGAAAGAAAAACGAAACTTTACAACTGAGAATGCAACGTCCTCGGTTACTTGATAGTCGTGTTCATTAACAACATCTACGTTTGAAATGCAAGGCACCAGTTAACCAGGAATATATTCATAATTTTTCCTATTTAGGAAAAGCACATAAAAATTGGTAAGAATGTGCTGCTACAGAAATTCAAAACTGCAATTTGAAGGAAAGCGTAATATGTGTTGGCAATCTATTCAACAATGTTCAGATCGCGATCATGTTCTAACAGGTATTTGTCTTTGTAAGTGGCGAAAAGCTCTTGTAGAGCTTGCACGTATAAGCTATGGTAATAATCAATTTCTTCAGGGGACACTACGTCTCCGTACTTTCTCCCATGGAGCCTTCTAACTGTTATGGGAGCTCCAGTGACAATGTGGATCGGACGTCTGTGGGGAAGAAGTCCAAAATCATAGTTCAGCAGCCCACGAGAAACTATTATAGGAAGAGTAAACCCAAAATTCTTTTTGAGTCGAAGTTGGAACCATTTGAGTAACTGGCGTATATAGCCATCATTCTTGTTGTTAGAATTCTCCGTCTCATTAGTGTAGTACACGTCATAAATGTTGTTCTCGCCAAATGCGTACACTGGCACCAAACATATATCATCATTATTAAATCTTCCACTTGCCTGGAGTGCTAATTTGACAAAACCTTTTCGCCTCTTCAATACGATAGAATTCAGATGTGGTTTTGCAAGCAAACTTTCACTTGCACCACCGACCACAATAACCACGCTGTGTCCTTTGTCCAACAAAGATGAAATGTTTTTTTTGGTCACAGCAGTACATCCCAAGCTCATCAAGTAATCACGATAAAATGGAAGCTGAAACTGGTTTACAAGTGTGGTTACAAAACAGCGGATTCCTGGAAACAGTTTCGAAAATCCTGCACCTTCAGTTGCGAACCCCGCGAACACTCCCATAGCGATAACGCCATGAGGATGATAGCCAAAAATGTATCTAGGCCCTGTAATTGTCTCTCTTTCGacggttttttttcttttttgtaTCACTTTCCATCTGAACAGTGAACTCAGCAAGAAGTTTGGGGTGACAGATGCGAAAAGCGGCGGAATATCGAACTCCTCTAATTCAACTTTTATTGGGGTTTTGGTAGGGGACAGTTCTTTGCTTCTATGGAGACGGACTGGATAGTAATTGGCAAAGTGCTTATACAGGCCCCAGTTTGACATTGATCGAGAGTATCTGTTGAGCGCATTACCATTAGAAGGGGTACGgtcaaataaataaaacCTGAACGTGTAAACGAGGAGAAATGGCCACATGAACGGATAACACCATAGGTAGAAATATATGAATGGAAGAACAACTATTGAACTACCATGTAGAAAGACTGCTAAGGTCTCCAGTCTCTTGACCAAGGGTGTCGATAATGGTGATCTGACAGGAGTcttggttttggagaaaatacaTGACGCTTGAGAAGGTTTGCAGGTACTGAATGTCTCGTTGGGAAAAGAAGGCAACTGAGAAATTGAAGCTGAGTCTATTTTAAGAGAAGTTTGATCCGTTTGGGGTTTGACTGCCTTTAATTGCTTGTCAGATTTTCCGGCCGCCGCTAAGATTCTCATCCCAGCTTTGAAGTAGCGGTTGTAGATCAATATCTATGGTATTTAGTCACAATCCACAAAGTTCCTATATTATGACCGACAGAAAGCACCAGACCTCGTGAGCCAACAAACACGACTAAAAGCGTGACGATGCTTCAGAATATTGACACAGCAAAATCCTTTAGATTCCGTATTACATAATCGAACCAAGTTAGTAATTTGAGTTGAATTTGACTCCCTATTGAAAATGAACGGTAGCTAGTACTCCATATGGAGCAAGAAGCACAACTGCggcttttttttcaagccAGGCACTATGGGTTGTTGTTCGTTACCCTGCTGTGACTGAAGCGGCCGGATTTCCGTACACATAGTTGTAGAACATAGGAAGAGGTACATAAAGCATCAAATAGTCAATACGTAGGCCTACGCTATCAAAGGATACAAACATTTTTCACGTACTAATTTAGTTCCTCAAACATTAATTTCAACGTGAGGCTCATATTCATTAAGCTTTTATGGATAATGCATTCATAAGAAGTATTCGTTTCCATTTTTTTGGTTCTTAGATGGGTTGATTTTTAGCGTGTCATCTGGAACGGCACTGAATATTTGGAAATTAACGTTCAAATTGTCATCCACTTTCATCACACTGGCAACATTGCCACATCGATAGCAGTAATTTGGGGCAGACCAGACAGTCACCACGTCTTTATCAGGAAAATGGTATCTGAATCCTTCCATGACTAGCTGGTGAGCGCGCGCGATCAACTGCAAATTATTGATATGATTAAACTCTCTGGCTACCTTTGCCCCAAACAACCACCCCGCACCTCTTGGAGAAATCGCCCAAGTATCTACATTATCCGGATCTGACCAAACAATGTCGCAAAATCCTCCTTCATGGGGCACCTCCTGAGCCCTGCTTAGAACTCTTATTTGGTCTAGCATACGGATTTCTGGAGAAAGGCCGCCATGAATACAAAGAATTTTGCCGTCTATTATTGCACTGAGAGTaaggaaatcaaacacTTGACAGCAGTATTTCCACACCATTGTTGAGCCATATTTGTTCAAACACTCTTCATAGAATCCGTACACTTGCGTTATCTGTCTCGATTCATGATTGCCTCTCACCAATGTTATATGTTGTGGGAATTTAACTTTGAGAATCATTAACAACGTGAACGTTTCAAGCGAGAAGTACCCTCTATCGACGTAATCACCCAAAAAGATATAATTAGTGCTTAGGCCAGACTGAGAAGGAAACCCTCCCGCAATTTTGAACAATTCAAGAAGATCGTGAAACTGACCATGGATATCACCACAAACAGTAACAGGGGACCTGACAGGTTGAATGTTTGACTCCTCCATTAAAAGATCTTTAACTTTTTCGCATAGTTGCTTCATATCATTCTCCGGAAGAGCTTTGCAGTTTTTGATGTCCTCGAACCATTGATCTGGACCTCGCTCTGACATGACCTTGAGACGCAAAGATAGTACTGTTACGTTGGAAGTTCGTATTTTTGCTTTCAATTAATTAATTGACCGGCAAATTGTAGACGTCGCTAATTTAGTATAATAAATAGAAATAAGCCTTTGACTCAAATGTATGAATATAATGCTCTTCAAAGCTGAAAGATTAAGCTGTAACCATAAAAGTCAGGAAGCAAGTGATTCAACCTATTATCGACTTGAACTTATGGAGGTAACCTTATAGTGCCTTTTAATTTCCAATTACTCAAAACGTTTTCTTTTCGGTCGCTGAGATTTACGAAAGAATTTTACTGACACGAAGTCAAATCGACAGATCCGAAAACCTAGGTTCTCTTTAGAAGTTTTACGTAGTGTTGCCCTGTTCAAGCTTCATCCTGAAGCGCAAGGTTACAAACTTAAAACCTTACCATCTTCTCTGGCCTTTTCACCATATTTCTTGATCCTGATGGATTGGACGGCAATGAATCCTGAAGCATCTTGAGGTTGGAAACCAGTAAGTTCATCCATGGAAGATTCAGTAGCATCGTAAAGCTTTTCGGTGGATGATGATCTGCCCAAAATC
This portion of the Ogataea parapolymorpha DL-1 chromosome IV, whole genome shotgun sequence genome encodes:
- a CDS encoding Diacylglycerol O-acyltransferase 1, which produces MSNWGLYKHFANYYPVRLHRSKELSPTKTPIKVELEEFDIPPLFASVTPNFLLSSLFRWKVIQKRKKTVERETITGPRYIFGYHPHGVIAMGVFAGFATEGAGFSKLFPGIRCFVTTLVNQFQLPFYRDYLMSLGCTAVTKKNISSLLDKGHSVVIVVGGASESLLAKPHLNSIVLKRRKGFVKLALQASGRFNNDDICLVPVYAFGENNIYDVYYTNETENSNNKNDGYIRQLLKWFQLRLKKNFGFTLPIIVSRGLLNYDFGLLPHRRPIHIVTGAPITVRRLHGRKYGDVVSPEEIDYYHSLYVQALQELFATYKDKYLLEHDRDLNIVE
- a CDS encoding Serine/threonine-protein phosphatase PP1-1 — encoded protein: MSERGPDQWFEDIKNCKALPENDMKQLCEKVKDLLMEESNIQPVRSPVTVCGDIHGQFHDLLELFKIAGGFPSQSGLSTNYIFLGDYVDRGYFSLETFTLLMILKVKFPQHITLVRGNHESRQITQVYGFYEECLNKYGSTMVWKYCCQVFDFLTLSAIIDGKILCIHGGLSPEIRMLDQIRVLSRAQEVPHEGGFCDIVWSDPDNVDTWAISPRGAGWLFGAKVAREFNHINNLQLIARAHQLVMEGFRYHFPDKDVVTVWSAPNYCYRCGNVASVMKVDDNLNVNFQIFSAVPDDTLKINPSKNQKNGNEYFL